One Natrinema longum genomic window carries:
- a CDS encoding aldehyde dehydrogenase family protein produces the protein MTNTNAEPADEIAVDELEIAPETGWNALYLDGEWVPADDRDLIDVENPATRTRLTTVPSGTEDDVDEAYAIADEAQAAWAERPPQERASIVSEACRLLGEYADDLATLFAVECGGVELKADFETQLAQGTMEVGAGLAMRDGGRRKDSVTPGKENLLVREPAGVVGVITPWNFPLYLSSRVVAPAIALGNSVVLKPDEHTPITGGLVLAKVFEEAGLPAGVLNVVPGYGHEIGDHFSGHSVPSVMSFTGSSEVGRGVGQRAVGAYTEPALELGGNNAHIVLEDADLERAIDAGAFGSFTHQGQECISINRHLVHESLYDEYVAGLADRAEQLPIGDPLEEGTLVGPVINESQRDKIVGFLEESVERGATVEAGGDYEGLFVEPTVLSDVTSDMPVACNEHFGPVAPVVPFETDEEAIRIANDTEYGLSGSVHSADVARARDVADAMETGMVHINDQPLNDEPHVAFGGVGASGMGRYNDEWILETLTTVKWISVQREPREYPY, from the coding sequence ATGACGAATACGAATGCGGAACCCGCCGACGAGATCGCCGTCGACGAACTCGAGATCGCGCCGGAAACCGGATGGAACGCGCTGTATCTCGACGGGGAGTGGGTTCCCGCGGATGACCGTGACCTGATCGACGTCGAAAACCCCGCGACGCGGACGCGCCTGACGACGGTCCCCTCGGGGACCGAGGACGACGTCGACGAGGCGTACGCGATCGCGGATGAGGCACAGGCGGCGTGGGCGGAGCGGCCACCCCAGGAGCGCGCCAGTATCGTGTCCGAGGCCTGTCGGTTGCTGGGCGAGTACGCCGACGACCTCGCGACGTTGTTCGCGGTCGAGTGCGGCGGCGTCGAGCTGAAAGCGGATTTCGAGACCCAACTCGCACAGGGGACGATGGAGGTCGGCGCCGGGCTGGCGATGCGCGACGGCGGTCGCCGTAAGGACTCGGTTACCCCCGGGAAGGAGAATCTCCTCGTGCGCGAACCGGCCGGCGTCGTCGGCGTCATCACGCCGTGGAACTTCCCGCTGTATCTCTCCAGTCGCGTCGTCGCACCCGCCATCGCGCTCGGCAACAGCGTGGTGTTAAAACCCGACGAACACACCCCGATAACGGGCGGACTCGTCCTCGCGAAGGTCTTCGAGGAGGCCGGTCTCCCGGCGGGCGTCCTGAACGTCGTCCCCGGCTACGGTCACGAGATCGGCGACCACTTCTCGGGTCACTCGGTTCCGTCGGTGATGTCGTTTACCGGCTCTTCGGAAGTCGGACGCGGCGTCGGCCAGCGTGCCGTCGGTGCGTACACGGAACCCGCACTCGAACTGGGCGGAAACAACGCACACATCGTCCTCGAAGACGCCGACCTCGAGCGGGCGATCGACGCCGGCGCGTTCGGATCGTTCACCCATCAGGGACAGGAGTGTATTTCGATCAACCGCCATCTGGTTCACGAATCGCTGTACGACGAGTACGTGGCGGGACTGGCCGACCGCGCCGAGCAACTCCCCATCGGCGATCCCCTCGAGGAGGGGACCCTCGTCGGACCGGTCATCAACGAGAGTCAACGCGACAAGATCGTCGGCTTCCTCGAGGAGTCGGTCGAGCGCGGTGCGACGGTCGAGGCCGGCGGCGACTACGAGGGGCTGTTCGTCGAGCCGACGGTGCTGTCGGATGTCACCAGCGACATGCCGGTCGCCTGCAACGAACACTTCGGCCCGGTCGCGCCGGTCGTTCCCTTCGAAACCGACGAGGAGGCGATTCGGATCGCCAACGACACCGAATACGGGCTGTCGGGATCGGTTCACTCGGCGGATGTCGCCCGGGCGCGTGACGTGGCCGACGCGATGGAGACCGGCATGGTCCACATCAACGACCAGCCGTTGAACGACGAACCGCACGTCGCGTTCGGCGGCGTCGGCGCATCGGGAATGGGTCGGTACAACGACGAGTGGATCCTCGAGACGCTGACGACGGTGAAGTGGATCTCGGTTCAGCGCGAACCGAGAGAGTATCCGTACTGA
- a CDS encoding 4-vinyl reductase → MATLNSWIKRLIGSADEESQSSDELQAVDDRIGFEASLEDAEVIGRSPLSYVAAGESVSSFVGKQVSFKLAEYGLEDIEPDEWYPLQIPLAMLYDMRDEYGDVRMRNMGQNIPQHVEFPPDLSEVDNALRAIDTAYHQNHRGSEIGSYEFRQEGANEGVMICENPYPCEFDKGLIKGVAKKFADNPVQVEEVGDQCRSDGDHRCEYRVEWL, encoded by the coding sequence ATGGCTACACTGAACAGTTGGATCAAGCGACTCATCGGCAGCGCCGACGAGGAGTCCCAGTCGAGCGATGAACTGCAGGCAGTAGACGATCGAATCGGATTCGAGGCGTCACTCGAGGACGCGGAAGTGATCGGTCGAAGTCCCCTGTCGTACGTCGCTGCTGGCGAGTCGGTCTCGTCGTTCGTGGGAAAACAGGTCTCTTTCAAACTCGCCGAATACGGACTCGAGGACATCGAACCCGACGAGTGGTATCCGCTCCAGATCCCGCTCGCCATGCTGTACGACATGCGCGACGAGTACGGCGACGTCAGGATGCGGAATATGGGCCAGAACATCCCCCAGCACGTCGAATTTCCGCCGGATCTTTCCGAAGTCGATAACGCGTTACGGGCGATCGATACGGCCTACCACCAGAACCACCGCGGCAGCGAGATCGGCTCCTACGAGTTCCGACAGGAGGGAGCGAACGAGGGGGTGATGATCTGTGAGAACCCCTATCCGTGCGAATTCGACAAGGGACTCATCAAGGGCGTCGCGAAGAAGTTCGCCGACAACCCCGTGCAGGTCGAGGAAGTCGGCGATCAGTGTCGATCGGACGGCGATCACCGCTGTGAGTATCGCGTCGAATGGCTCTGA
- a CDS encoding ABC transporter permease yields MTGHVATVARKEFDDAGRSKLLWSLIGLLVGLVVVGYVGIWYTVDDVTAAEALSFLGTPLQVIIPIAALIAGYMAVVGERRSGSIKLLLGLPPNRTDVVFGKLVGRMGVVGLAIALAFLVSLVLGAVLFGAVPFVDWLGFGAVSLLFGTTFVGLAVGVSAAVSTRGKSMAIVVGFYMVFVALWELLTAGPYYLLYDEGPPVEAETWYLVLDQFNPIFAYTNLASSLVEGSLYPFQFQYGLQSMEAYGMTPAERYPGDAPFYLQDWFGIVVLLVWLVVPVAIGYVRFRRTDL; encoded by the coding sequence ATGACCGGCCACGTTGCCACTGTCGCGCGAAAGGAGTTCGACGACGCCGGCCGCTCGAAACTCCTCTGGTCGCTGATCGGGTTGCTCGTCGGTCTCGTCGTGGTCGGCTACGTCGGGATCTGGTACACGGTCGACGACGTGACTGCGGCCGAGGCACTGAGCTTCCTCGGAACGCCGTTGCAGGTGATCATCCCGATCGCAGCACTGATCGCCGGTTACATGGCCGTCGTCGGCGAGCGTCGCTCGGGGAGTATCAAACTCCTGTTGGGACTCCCGCCCAACCGGACGGACGTCGTCTTCGGAAAGCTAGTCGGTCGCATGGGCGTCGTCGGACTCGCAATCGCGCTCGCCTTCCTCGTCTCGCTGGTCCTCGGAGCCGTTCTCTTCGGCGCGGTGCCGTTCGTCGACTGGCTGGGCTTTGGGGCCGTATCGCTGCTCTTCGGGACCACGTTCGTCGGTCTGGCCGTCGGCGTTTCCGCCGCCGTCTCTACCCGCGGCAAGTCGATGGCCATCGTCGTCGGCTTCTATATGGTGTTCGTCGCGCTGTGGGAGCTGCTCACCGCCGGCCCCTACTACCTCCTCTACGACGAGGGGCCGCCGGTCGAGGCCGAGACGTGGTACCTGGTCCTCGACCAGTTCAACCCGATCTTCGCCTACACGAACCTTGCCAGTAGCCTCGTCGAGGGATCGCTGTATCCGTTCCAGTTTCAGTACGGCCTCCAGTCGATGGAGGCATACGGGATGACCCCCGCCGAGCGCTACCCGGGTGACGCGCCGTTCTACCTTCAGGACTGGTTCGGCATCGTCGTCTTACTGGTCTGGCTGGTCGTCCCCGTCGCGATCGGCTACGTCCGGTTTCGGCGGACGGACCTCTGA